A stretch of DNA from Tigriopus californicus strain San Diego chromosome 8, Tcal_SD_v2.1, whole genome shotgun sequence:
TGTTCACAACTTTGTACATCATTGCTCTCGTTCGTTGCCAATAAGTATAGGGGAAGAAAGGagggttggttagttggttgttCTCTATTGTTATTGTTATAATAGCGCCAAATTACTGCTACATTTACCGATGTGAGAAAAGGCTAATTAAGTTCCTTTCAAAATGTAGCTAGGTACAGGAGGAGTGCAGGTTTAGCTCGTACAATGGCGTGTTACGTATAATGAATGACTCTTCAATACATTAGTCTCTCAACACCTTCCTGTTTCATTCAAAGCCCCATATATTCTGCCTCCCTCCAAGGCACCCTCACTGAGCCTTTCCTCACCTTCCGTCTTTTCTCTGGTTCTTTTCCACATTCCGTCCGTCCTTACCTCCTTCAAAGGCTGGAGCCATGTGGAACGAGAAGGTATTGCAGGTGGGGAAGAAAAATGGACCGGATACATTAGACGTTGCTGCCACTTCTTCCATCTACcatgttgttccaagttgGTTGAGCGGAATGAATCATTGTCCTAACTCTAAGAAGGTACGAACACGTTGGTTCCGTTCCTTCTCACCTACCAACTTGGGACTCATTTGTCTTCATTAGTTCTATAGTATTCTAGAGCGTTCCACACAATGAATTTATCATACAAACACAGTGCACACCCTTTACTTTGTTGAAATAAGATCACCTTCCACGTACATCTATACTAGTGTTGTATACGTATACATGCCAGAATATTTAAAACGAGAGCGTTGGCTTCTACTGTACTACAAGGGAGCACAAACACGTAGTAACAAGCACAAAAGCCTCAATTTCGCCTCTCCGATATCTTGGAGAATGATCCCCTTGAGACCATCCTTATCCCCCCCTCGTTCCCTCACAACATGTAGCATTGGAGAAGAAGCCCTTTGGACGGACACGTTGGTTGGTAGCGAATGCGTCGTTTTTGCCCGTGGaccaagtgacaaaaatggtTCTGTTATAAGGCGCAACGACATTCATCCGACCAAATAGTTCCCAAATGGTTCGAGCTCTGTCCCTGGTAAGAGTAAACCCTTAATGGTCAGAGCCGGGGCCAGGTGAGAAGGGGCGGATATTGGTGTTGGAATGGAGCAATATCACTTTAACGAGAGGTTGTAAACTGTATTTTCTCCTGCCCAACGAGTGACCCGCTCTACGAAATTGGATTGAGATCCCTCCTTCTCGTCACGAACATCAACAACAGAGACCCGTCGAAACCAAGGTTCTTGTACTGACTCATTAGTGAAATGGAATTCGAAATTGAACCCCACCCAAAGCGATCGACTAATTTAGCTTGGAGGTATCTTGATCAGTGGTTCCAATTCTCTTTCATGACCCTCAGATATATGGTGGATCAATAAGCTCCCTATTCAGAACCTCTATCAAGGCAACCAGCCAGCCCTCTCACTAATGGAGTCTTCCTTCTAGATTACTCAACCACTATCTATCTGAGCACGCGTTCACTAGAGTAGTGCGTGGCTAAGTCTTTGCCTTGTGTTGTCTTTCAGTGGTAGAGAGTAGTATACGGTAGTATGTAGACTCTATGTAGGCACTGAGACGCCAACAAAGTATTGGCTCATACAGTGGTTGAAGCATTGGCCCCTGATTGTGGGGAAGGCGGCAGTCGATCTATCAAGAGATTGCCTTCAGTTCGTCTACTCTTGTACCTCCCACCATGAATGAATATAGCACACACAAAGAAGAACCACTACTGCTCCCCTCTAAGTCCTTGGGGAGTCCGCCCAGTTTTCCATTTGTGGTGGAAAATGACTTTCTAGATcccctcttcttctctccGTACGAACTTATGCATCCATTCGTTGGAGAAATCTGAAATCTTTGGGGGATCCATAAATGCATTGCCTTACCTCCTAGTCGACCGAAGCTAGCCTGGCTTTTGCATCTCTCAATGTAACAATTCTGATTGCAGGAAGAACCACCCAGATCCCTCTAATGGGATTGATTAATCCCATAAAATGAGGTTTTAGTGAAGGATATCATGCTTGTAGTTGGATAAGTATAATTTACTTTTTTGGTATGTTTGCAATATCACAGAACGATCGGAGAAAATGACTGGGACGTGCCAAGAATCGATTCCTGCTACCTAGTGGAGGTCGACGGGTTGCACTGGAAGTCCACGCCCTCGCATGATATTGTGTAGTCTTTGAATATTAGTCTTGGTGGCTGTGTCACCCGGTCTCAATTGCCAAGCTTGAAGGTAATGATCTTCGGCTTCCGTCAATTTGCCAACAAGATGGAGCATGGCCCCCAAGTTCATGTGCGAGCTCGGGTCCTGGAAAGGAGAAGATAAATCGGTTTATTTACTAGCCTTGACGGAAAGAATAATGGGCGTGTCATCGCACGGCCTCTTCGGATTGCTCGATCTCCTCAGTTTCCTCTCACCTTGGGTCTGATGTTGGTGGCCTTTCGGTAGAATTGCTCCGCTCGGTGATTGTGACCGGTCAAGCGAAACGCTACAGCGGCGTTGAAGGCGCTCTCGTAGTCGAAGGGATCCAAATTGGAAGCTATCTCAAAGTGATTGGCGGCCTCCAGATTCCTGTCAGCGTCCATCAGAAACAGACCCAAGTGAAGATGAACGGATGGATTTTGAGGGGCAATCGTTTTTGCCTTGGCGAACCATTCCTCGGCTTCGGAGAGACGGGTTTTCTATAGGGCAGACCAGAAGGAAGAGCATTGAGAATTGAGATAAAGAAGGAACTCTCTGACTGACAACAATTTCCGAAAGGACCAGATGTGGAGTTGAGATCTAAAAGGAGTGAGTGCTTTTCGGGTTCAAAATGTTGTTGAAAGAACCCGGAGACTGAACGGTCCGCCGATGAGAGAGAGGAGGGGAGgggaaaggaaaaggaaagaaattgaaacctcttgagagaaaaaaagagatacAAAGAAACGTCAGATGTACACTACACGTATTGAGGTAATATGTTTCTCTCCCCATGTGTTCCTGACAAGGCACACCCGGACTGCCAAGTGAATTCAATTGATCCAATCCCTTTGGCATAAATGTATTCAGTGAGGAACGTAGTGTAAGCGAAgaaaagaacgaacgaacgagaaAAAAGACCAACAAGAGGTTCTCTCTCGTGCGCTGACTGATCACTCCTTGACATGACATCTTTTGACAATGTCTATTATTTTGTTCtaatatttgacaaaagacCAGGGAAAGTGCACTAGCGCGAGTATTCTCTCGCTTGCTCAGTGCTCCATGGTCTGTGCCTTTTTGGAACCACCGTGCTAGTCTCCGTACACAAAAGGTGCAATAGGTAGCTAGCCATTAGCATTGCAGATTCGATATTTGCATGATTAAGAATCATTGCCGACGCTGTGCCAGAAAAAGAGTAAGCAGacagaaagaaaaggaaaaactgCTGCCCTCGACCTTCCTCAGTGCACAAATGACAATTCCAAATAGACCCCCCCCCTTTTTCCTGTTCCTCTCTTTTGGTCTTTGTCGAATTTATAAGTTCTACCAGCACATTACCGTTCTCTGAAAAACGAGATCCCAAAGTTTCTGACAGCCAGCTTTGCATGGAACTCGAACTCATTTAGACAGAATGGTCCCTGCTTGGAACATTTCCCAACTGTCTGATTTCGGATCCGTCGCGAGTAAAATGTTTAATTGAAATCATGTGCTTTCTTCGTACTCACATTCTTGGCTAGCATCTTGCCGTATTTGATGAAGGCTGGTACTTGTGGTGGCGTGTAACTGGTGGCTGCTTGGTACCAATATTCAGCTTGGGTTGTTTGGTTGACAGCTTGATAGGCCTCTCCGAGCAAGTGGAGCACTCCTTGGATGTGCTCATATTGAGAGGGTCGTCCGAGGGTCTCTGCCCTCCTCAAAACGGGAATGGCCTCGCTGGCCTTTCCCAATTCGAGTAAGATCATGCCCATATTGTACATGGCTGATATCTGGGTATTGGCATGGGTCTTGGGGTCTTTGAGACCGTCGTCATCAATGTGGAGAATTCCTTCCAATATCTTGAGACTGGCGTCTTTATGACCCAAGGAGGAATAGGCCAGACCAAGATTTAGATGGGCCACTGTAAAATGTGAAATGACATCAGATTGGCTTCATAAaacgagcgagcgagagagagagtgagtacatctgtgggggggggggggggggggggggagggtcCTACTAGACCCATCGAATGTGGGTAAAGGAACCGTCTCCAGATAATGACCTCCAATAGAAATCGTACTTACGGATGAGTTTCGGCCGGAAATGAATGGCTTTCTGGTAGCAATCGATGGCTTGGGTGACGTTTCCTTCTTGTTGGTACAACACTCCTCTGTAATCAGAAATTATGCCTTTCTCAACCAAGTCCCCAAACAACGGAACCATACTCTAGCAACACTCACAGATTGTAATGAGCATCAGCCATGTTGGGTCGGTGCAAGATGGCGGCCTTAAAGGCCGTTTCCGCTTCCAAGAGTTTGCCACGCTGAGTAAGGACATTGGCCAGGTTTCCAAATGCTGTAAAATGAAGGGAACGTTGTCGTTAAAACTCAACTCTTCAAAGGATGACATCGAAGAAAGGAAAGGAAGGGACTCTGCTGCGGAAAATTGAAAGTCTTTTGTGAGTTCCCAACATGCTTCCTGAAACTGATGGCTCCGacgagtgagtgaatgagtgagtaaCCAAGCACGAGTACatatggtggtggttgtgtgCATTGTCAAACCCAAGTCAAGCAGGGCTCGAAAGGCGTGTTTCTTCTTTACAGTGAAGAGCATTTCACTCTTAGGAAGTTCTCTAAGCTCTGCAGTGGTCTTCTCTCCTCCCCTTCTCTAGCTTCACCCTTCACACCCATTTCATTGTGTTTGGTGCCAGAAGTTCATTTGGTCCTCCTCAGAGGCTCGTCATCGTCATTTGGAAGCTTTTACTTCTGAGTAAAACCTACCGAGGGTGCGAAAAGAGATCCTAAAAATCTTCAAGTGGAACGTCTTTCGTTGGCTACTAGGtatggaacaacgtgagcggTGTTCAAAAGTCCGAAACCTTGACTTGCTATTTGGTAGATCTACTTTGTTACTTCTTGAGTATGGAATGGTTCACGACTGGCACAGTAAGGCGGCGCCTACTGTTTGAGCAAGCTTGTTGTTGCTGTCTCGTGTTCAGTTAAGTGTGGATGGTTTATGGCATTACATTTGTCTCTGACAAGGAGACGACCAAGAGTAACTTGGTGGAACATAACAACTGGTATTTACAGACAACCCTATGTCGTACAAGGAGGCCGGGTATGCAGGTTGCcagttggaacttggaactgcCGTTCGTTGTCCAAATGTTTGCTCGCCATTGTTCGGAAAGGTCTAAACTCATACATGTACAGGGAGAATGAGagcttctttctttcgttgGTTTGTTCGCACACAAGTCGCTTTGAGGTTTGAAAGAGGGATTTACGGCTCAGGAAGGAGAGACAAGAAAATGTGTGTGAGTGTCTGTGTGTACCTTTAGCTGGATTAATCTTAAGTCCCGCCCGATAGAGGCTCTCCTCATCCTTCCACTCTAGATTCCTCGTCCACGTTTTGAGTCCACTTGAGATCAAGAGCAAGCTGCAACAAATCGCTTGCAAAGCCCAGCCCATTTTTCTTGGTAGGTGGCGTCGCAGCCTTCGAAAGGCCGTTCCGACGCAATGGGCTGAGAGGAGGCAAAAACCCAGAGAGGGAACATACAAGATTCTCTCTGCCACCACGAAGCCCACGTAGAACAAAAGGTTGGTGGCCGGCAAAAAAGGGAGTACCATTAGGATCAAGGAGAAACCTGTCACCTGATGATGCTCCTTGATGGTTGCCGCCAATTTTGACAGAGCTGGTCCATCACAGCTCGATGTTTTGCTCCTCAGCAGATCTTGAACCGCGCCAACCACCGGTAGTATCACATTTTTCACCGACACTGTGCCCAACAGAGCGTATCCGAGTAGGGAAGTCAGGTTTCTGGGATCACTCAAGCTCGATATGAGGGGGATTGCATCCATGGACCAGTCAAAGCTCAGGGAAACTGGACAGGCCAGGAGGAGCAGGTTGAATATTGGAAGATAAACGAAAGTCAGTAATCGAGTGAGCCAAGAATCACTGCTGGCGGCGGGGTTATCTGCTTTGGCAAACATTGGCGTGGAGTATGACATGACCATAGCTCTGAGGTACATTAGGGCGATGGTTCCAATGGTGAGGACCACGAGACTCTGTCTTTGTCTTGAACGTCCGATTTTCCTTGGCTCCAGGAGATCGAGCATGAAACACACGCCAAGAACGGTGATCCCCTGTTCCTTACACAACATGGCACATCCTGCTAGTAGAACTGTCAAACTGAGATGGAACTTTTCCCCTTGGTAGAGCTGGGCGTTTCCCCAAAAGTCGGAGTGGTTACAGCTCGTAGAGAAGGAGGAGGCCGAGTAGGAACaagacgaagaggaagaggaggcggaggagtggtgtcttttctttccctcgcCAAGAGACATATTCCCATTTTTGTCACGACATTTATATTCATGATCCATCCAAGCCTTGTGCTTGACATgactgctgctgttgttgttgttgttgttgttgttgttgttgttgttgttgttgttgttactgttgaAGTGGTGGTGTGATGCTTCTCTTTTGGCATGTTCTTGGCACCAATAACCGACATCATGTCCATGGGAAT
This window harbors:
- the LOC131885908 gene encoding protein O-mannosyl-transferase TMTC2-like, with the protein product MRLDWVGLGCSVVAILIYFNTLDAQFVYDDTRAILQNADIQSHAPLSNLLLNDFWGTPLSHSGSHKSYRPLTTFTFKLNYMLGGGYKPFSYHLTNTLLHGLVTYFFVILVKTFSNAKREAVRTAWMAGLLFALHPIHTEAVAGIVGRADILCALFFILSILEYRNHIGSNNSHGHDVGYWCQEHAKREASHHHFNSNNNNNNNNNNNNNNNNSSSHVKHKAWMDHEYKCRDKNGNMSLGEGKKRHHSSASSSSSSCSYSASSFSTSCNHSDFWGNAQLYQGEKFHLSLTVLLAGCAMLCKEQGITVLGVCFMLDLLEPRKIGRSRQRQSLVVLTIGTIALMYLRAMVMSYSTPMFAKADNPAASSDSWLTRLLTFVYLPIFNLLLLACPVSLSFDWSMDAIPLISSLSDPRNLTSLLGYALLGTVSVKNVILPVVGAVQDLLRSKTSSCDGPALSKLAATIKEHHQVTGFSLILMVLPFLPATNLLFYVGFVVAERILYVPSLGFCLLSAHCVGTAFRRLRRHLPRKMGWALQAICCSLLLISSGLKTWTRNLEWKDEESLYRAGLKINPAKAFGNLANVLTQRGKLLEAETAFKAAILHRPNMADAHYNLGVLYQQEGNVTQAIDCYQKAIHFRPKLILAHLNLGLAYSSLGHKDASLKILEGILHIDDDGLKDPKTHANTQISAMYNMGMILLELGKASEAIPVLRRAETLGRPSQYEHIQGVLHLLGEAYQAVNQTTQAEYWYQAATSYTPPQVPAFIKYGKMLAKNKTRLSEAEEWFAKAKTIAPQNPSVHLHLGLFLMDADRNLEAANHFEIASNLDPFDYESAFNAAVAFRLTGHNHRAEQFYRKATNIRPKDPSSHMNLGAMLHLVGKLTEAEDHYLQAWQLRPGDTATKTNIQRLHNIMRGRGLPVQPVDLH